One window of the Leptospira koniambonensis genome contains the following:
- a CDS encoding adenylate/guanylate cyclase domain-containing protein, whose protein sequence is MILRFRRFIDWVQLTKLTQGLSDQEARAIRTTGSTQFIIFVIPVLLAVPIYFTEPPETHLYSYSVLTIFLIILGTGRYLLHKRIQTAAAVTTLVALNFEFTVLTMAQADDPAPLGFLISSILPFLMILRTRTKTIWSLVIIPVGLFLAAQYYYRVFGGSAIFGPPRWVVPADYLMPPLVLVALAMILIIYQFVKAVNTAEDKLSKEHAQSEKLLLNILPREVADELKEKGISKPRHFPSATVCFTDFEGFTKISESLEPGELVAELDRCFSYFDNLMDRYKLEKLKTIGDSYMFVGGIPNSSSTHAVDCVLAALEIQAFMNQMKEIKASQNLPYWQLRLGIHSGDLVAGVIGEKKFAYDVWSDTVNTASRCESSGATGKINVSSATYALIKDFFDCEYRGEIAAKHKGNIGMYFVHGLLPELHRAGEPMIPNSEFEKRYAALKIL, encoded by the coding sequence CCAAGAAGCACGAGCCATTCGCACCACTGGATCTACTCAGTTCATAATATTTGTTATCCCGGTTCTTCTCGCGGTACCAATTTATTTTACTGAGCCTCCCGAAACGCATCTATATTCCTATTCTGTGCTTACTATCTTCCTGATAATTCTCGGAACTGGGCGATATCTACTACACAAAAGGATCCAGACTGCTGCTGCGGTAACGACACTTGTAGCGCTGAATTTCGAATTTACGGTTCTCACAATGGCGCAAGCGGATGATCCTGCGCCTCTAGGATTTTTGATCAGTTCCATATTGCCATTCCTAATGATTTTGCGAACTCGGACGAAAACCATTTGGAGCCTTGTGATCATTCCAGTCGGGCTTTTCCTGGCTGCTCAGTATTATTATAGAGTGTTCGGTGGTTCTGCGATATTTGGCCCTCCTAGATGGGTTGTGCCAGCGGATTATCTGATGCCTCCTCTTGTTCTTGTGGCGTTAGCAATGATTTTGATCATTTATCAGTTCGTAAAAGCGGTCAACACTGCCGAAGACAAATTGTCGAAGGAACATGCTCAGTCTGAAAAACTTCTGCTGAATATTTTGCCCAGAGAAGTAGCTGATGAACTGAAGGAGAAAGGAATCAGCAAACCTAGGCATTTTCCTTCTGCTACTGTTTGTTTCACCGACTTTGAAGGTTTTACAAAAATTTCCGAATCATTGGAACCAGGCGAACTTGTAGCGGAATTAGATAGATGCTTTTCTTATTTTGATAATCTGATGGATCGATACAAACTAGAAAAACTCAAAACTATCGGCGACAGTTATATGTTTGTCGGTGGTATTCCGAATAGCAGTTCTACTCATGCAGTAGATTGTGTGTTAGCAGCTCTCGAGATCCAAGCATTCATGAATCAGATGAAGGAAATTAAAGCCTCTCAAAATCTTCCCTACTGGCAGCTTCGATTGGGAATTCACTCAGGTGACTTGGTTGCCGGAGTTATAGGTGAGAAGAAGTTTGCCTATGATGTTTGGAGTGATACAGTAAATACTGCGAGTAGATGTGAATCTTCAGGCGCTACAGGTAAAATTAATGTTTCAAGTGCAACTTATGCACTGATTAAAGATTTTTTTGATTGTGAGTATCGCGGTGAGATTGCAGCAAAGCACAAGGGTAATATCGGAATGTATTTTGTTCACGGTCTTCTCCCTGAATTGCATAGGGCAGGGGAGCCGATGATACCAAACTCAGAATTTGAAAAGCGTTATGCTGCCTTAAAGATTCTTTAA
- the ruvA gene encoding Holliday junction branch migration protein RuvA has protein sequence MISGLQGSIRKLEVGSVNLDVHGVTYEIVISFKTYWELKEFQTSAKEVRLHIHHSITERGQKLFGFLQERDKEFFKVMKGLHGIGEMTALKVLSFFSPWELHKIASSGEAKDLEKIPKVRAKTSEKIFFEVKQNLKKLELFLEAGPEDPSIPETSKERLPSPEDRFKETAVQALVQLGFEDKSALKEVEKILKKQSFTDTGELIREILKNL, from the coding sequence ATGATCTCAGGATTACAAGGTTCCATTCGAAAACTGGAAGTAGGCTCAGTGAACTTAGATGTTCATGGAGTAACTTATGAAATCGTAATTTCATTCAAGACCTATTGGGAACTGAAAGAATTCCAAACTTCTGCAAAAGAAGTAAGGCTTCATATCCATCATTCCATCACTGAAAGAGGCCAAAAACTTTTTGGCTTTCTACAAGAAAGAGATAAAGAATTTTTTAAAGTGATGAAAGGCCTGCACGGAATAGGAGAAATGACTGCACTTAAAGTACTCTCCTTCTTCAGTCCTTGGGAATTACATAAGATTGCTTCTTCCGGAGAAGCAAAGGACCTGGAAAAAATCCCTAAGGTAAGAGCCAAAACCTCAGAAAAAATCTTTTTCGAAGTAAAACAAAATCTCAAAAAACTGGAATTGTTTTTAGAAGCAGGCCCGGAAGATCCTTCTATCCCTGAAACTTCCAAAGAAAGACTTCCTTCTCCGGAAGATCGTTTTAAAGAAACAGCAGTCCAAGCGCTTGTTCAATTAGGCTTCGAAGACAAATCCGCTCTCAAGGAAGTAGAGAAGATCCTAAAAAAACAAAGTTTTACGGACACAGGGGAACTGATCCGAGAGATATTAAAGAATCTTTAA